Proteins from a genomic interval of Sphingobacterium lactis:
- a CDS encoding ATP-dependent DNA helicase: protein MQIKNTLIQQFSHAPTEQQIEVFSQLASFLMTFRSDSCFILKGYAGTGKTSIIGALVKTLPKLMKRSVLLAPTGRAAKVMSAYSGRNALTIHKKIYRKKNAASLDMDFSLGDNSHENTLFIVDEASMLSNEGVTMFSQGLLHDLIRYVQSGENCSLMLVGDIAQLPPVGLEDSPALNPEYMNGEFGLDIFTYELTDVVRQDKHSGILYNATKIRNEIRLDEEFAEYSYPKFVTKGFHDIFRMNGDRLIEGLHYAYDKFGINNSMVICRSNKSANLYNKHIRNQILFREEEITGGDLIMVVRNNYYWLQENDEKSTGFIANGDMAVVKKVSNIHDMHGFRFADLYLEFMDNNEGDAIRCRVLLDSLYVDSANLPYEQQKELYNSIAEDYADIGTKKDRMDAIKKDPYYNALQIKFAYAITCHKAQGGQWPLVFVDQGYMVDEMLNTEFMRWLYTAITRATQELFLVNFNEKFYPH, encoded by the coding sequence AGCAGATCGAGGTTTTCTCGCAACTGGCGAGTTTCCTGATGACTTTTCGGTCGGACAGCTGTTTTATTTTGAAGGGGTATGCGGGTACGGGAAAAACCTCCATTATCGGCGCATTGGTCAAAACGTTGCCCAAATTGATGAAGCGTTCCGTGCTACTTGCCCCAACGGGTCGGGCCGCCAAGGTAATGAGCGCCTATTCCGGGCGCAATGCACTGACCATCCATAAGAAAATCTACAGGAAAAAGAATGCGGCAAGCTTGGACATGGACTTCAGCTTGGGCGATAACAGCCATGAAAACACGTTATTCATCGTTGATGAGGCCTCCATGCTCAGCAATGAGGGTGTCACCATGTTTTCCCAAGGCCTTTTGCACGATCTCATTCGCTATGTACAATCGGGCGAGAACTGCAGTTTGATGCTCGTAGGTGATATTGCCCAACTCCCGCCTGTCGGATTGGAAGATAGCCCGGCTTTGAACCCCGAATATATGAATGGGGAATTCGGACTGGATATCTTCACCTACGAATTGACCGATGTCGTCCGCCAGGATAAACATTCGGGCATCCTGTACAATGCGACCAAAATCAGGAACGAGATCCGGTTGGACGAAGAATTTGCAGAATACAGCTACCCCAAATTCGTCACTAAGGGATTCCACGACATCTTCCGTATGAATGGGGACCGCCTGATCGAAGGGCTGCATTATGCGTACGATAAATTTGGGATCAATAACAGCATGGTCATCTGCCGGTCGAACAAATCCGCCAATCTGTACAACAAGCATATCCGAAACCAGATTCTGTTCCGCGAGGAAGAAATCACCGGAGGTGACCTGATCATGGTGGTCCGCAACAATTACTATTGGCTCCAGGAAAATGACGAAAAGAGTACGGGATTCATCGCCAACGGTGATATGGCCGTGGTAAAGAAGGTCAGCAACATCCATGACATGCACGGATTTCGATTTGCGGACCTGTACCTGGAATTTATGGACAACAACGAAGGCGATGCCATACGCTGTCGGGTATTGCTGGATAGCCTTTATGTGGATTCGGCCAACCTGCCCTATGAGCAACAGAAGGAACTCTACAACAGTATTGCCGAAGACTATGCCGACATCGGCACGAAAAAGGACCGCATGGACGCCATCAAGAAAGACCCCTACTACAACGCACTGCAGATTAAATTTGCCTATGCCATTACCTGCCATAAAGCCCAGGGTGGTCAATGGCCCTTGGTCTTTGTTGATCAGGGGTATATGGTGGATGAAATGCTCAATACGGAATTTATGCGCTGGCTGTACACCGCCATAACGCGGGCAACACAAGAGCTCTTCCTGGTCAACTTTAACGAAAAGTTCTACCCACACTAA